The Raphanus sativus cultivar WK10039 unplaced genomic scaffold, ASM80110v3 Scaffold3534, whole genome shotgun sequence genomic sequence agcatcgtcgtctgatcacaatggtttaggaaaaatgctacctagtggggcggcgagtttgtatgacggatcaatgccttcattttgccaatcaaacaagaagtggggggaggacattgatgatatctatgcgccactgaacttggacaacaaacattgggtggctatttggatatcgatccctaagaggcacatagtcgtctgggacagcataccttcaactaccataccagaaagatgggatgagataatggagccttttctcgagatggtcccttatctgattgtggagtgcggagaccagatgcatgggttggagcgatacacatatgagagactgctgaaagatgtacccacggccaacaatggtgattgtggcgtgtacgctgcaaagtacattgagtgtcatgctcttggggtcccctttagccctaaagactttgctaggtccaatgcgaagactatgagggataatatggctttggttatatggacggagcttgttgatcagcatctgaaagataatgaggatggtggtatgtttgtgggcatgtatgattagatacacaaatcaatttgtatgtcttgtatagattttttaacttgtatagattttttaacttgtatagattttttaacttgtatagatacacaaatcaatttgtatatttgaactatttgtatacacaaatctatttgtatatttgaactatttgtttacacaaatctatttgtatgtttgtgggcatgtatgatttatttgattttctaacttgtatagattttctaacttacaaataagtcgtctggaaggttttccatctggacgacttacaaataagtcgtctggaaggttttccagctggacgacttacaaataagtcgtctggaaggttttccagctggacgacttacaaataagtcgtctggaaggttttccagctggacgacttacaaataagtcgtctggaaggtttggacgacttacaaataaggtagtctaaaaataaaatacactggacgacttcgtaaaaggtcgtctaaaaaaaatacacttgaagggatagtagaaggtagtctaatacactggacgacttaaatacactggacgacttcgtaaaaggtcgtctaaaaaaatacacttgaagggatagtagaaggtagtctaatacactggacgacttcgtagaaggtagacgaaacactggacgacttagaaattagtcgtctggacgggtaatcaagactggacgacttaaatttaggtcgtctggacaactagtcaactggttgtgtacattgtggtttcgtatggccagtttccttgcagtttgagcatctccgtgccctgtgtttcttcctgggtttgtgtcctctcatcctagatagctccaaccaagattgccatcttgatttcttctgtctccccggaccacgctttacgtttggaggaaagcattctcgttcctcaatatgttgtgacacgataggatatatattctctgagtatcctgcatacagatgattctttgagtaaagtggacatacaagtgtgtcgatatgcacaccagcatgtgttccagctgctatagcatgagagcaaggtattttctccactccatagacaccacaatcacactttacatgttccaaatcaaccacacagtccattttgccacctttgacaaagaaacgccatccatcaattggttcgaccgtcatcgtatccgctatctctgatcgaacagcaagcaagtattcaacaccccggctatgtacagttgggagactcaaagcatcttgtctccttttccaataccattttcctaacttctgccttatgaactccagcaggaacggaatcggaaatcctcttgctcgcttcagtgcggaattaatagattcagcgatgttgcttgtttttatgttgaacctgttccccttacaataaacccttgaccatagcttggcgtcggccttctccaaatacgttgcaagttccgggtttgcactccgtatctcagccatgtaccggttaaaatcgtaaaccgtgtgcgcataagcagcccctttcaccaagtacatgagatgtttccctttaaactttttgacaatgttatcttgaaggtgataataacatattcctcgggttgcccaaggaaacaccttctcacacgcacttttaatggccgcgtgccggtcagagactatcaccagaggcttgtcatgagatatacaactagccaattttgtgaaaaaccattcccaagaaggttcatcttcagcatccacgatcccaaaagccaatgggaatatctgaaaattgccatcttgtgcggctgcaactaacataacacctccatactttccacttaggtgagttccatccaccacaatgacccttctctgatacttaaaacctttgatagaagctccaaaagagagaaatagatacttaaatcttttcttagaatcaagttctatagccgtgatagaatcaggatttgcaatggagatttgctcgagatatgaaggcagacgcgaatacccttcttctgctgatcctctcaccaatttctgtgcatataacagtgctctgtatgaagtggtgtaatcaagcgtcatgccaaacatgttcttcattgcatcagtgatatgctgtggagttatcccatcaatgatcccaacacgatcaatgaaaagactaccaacatactttggagtacagtgtctccgctgagcgattcggtctccaattgagcataaatgtttttccacatactttgttacccaaaacgtgtttggcccatgtttcacactcgctctgatcttccatccacaaccgctaacccgacatattgccacaaggagagtttttgttgatttgtatattctgaaagaaaacctacccctcactgctgtcaaccgcagctctgaaagcagtgcatccttgctaacaaaactctggttgacatagatgctggtacaatccgattttcctccttcaatagcatttgtcttagcatatgtcttttcaatttcttcaaaacaaatattatcatcatcttcctcgtcctcatctagaacctttccataaagactgtaatccccaccattctgatccgtttcaccaacaatagtgttatcagcatcctcctccccattttcctcctccccattttcctcctccccatcttgattttcatcttcaacagactcattatcaccaacatcttcaaaacattcatcagcctcatcattatcaccaacatcttcttcccattcaccagcttcatcattatcaccaacatcttcttcccattcaccagcttcttctcttttctctgaaaccgtttccaccttgctgcggcttgatacacaaagacatactctatgcgttttgagtatctcgagcaagtttcgaacttgtctatcacttgtaacatgaatgggaggactgcctggagtcatcatcatttctgctggtaatgagtagctaatctccacagtcactgatctcatgtccaggttataatcttcttgagccattgcaacaagttcagcatgtgttgaatcttcattcaataaaaacaatcttgctcctttgagatcatcaaccacaaaatcccaacggaaatctctcaacaaccattctccatacactgcatgtaacttaaaaatcatctgcaaatattcaaaataaaacacattagtaaacatagagaaaatgaagaagttcaataaacattatcgcagacgacttagatttaagtcgtccagaagacttaaaggtaagtcgtctaaagaggtcacttttgcaattgaaaattaaaagggacgacttaattctaagtcgtccggctttgtttgttaaaaaaaaaatttcagacgacttatatataagtcgtctacgaaaaacgggctagttttgcatttgaccgaatcgtgtcagatctttgactatttctggacgacttataattcagtcgtctctggaaagtaaaaatttcaatattttattcaaactagacgacttacatgtaagtcgtcctaggttagttttgtaattgaaaaataaaacttgaaatttaactttctccagacgacttaactaaaagtcgtccagctagacgacttaatttaaggtcgtccgggataagcaaggtttggacgacttaattgggaaaaattctggacgactttgctttccccggacgactttaaattaagtcttct encodes the following:
- the LOC130506674 gene encoding uncharacterized protein LOC130506674 — its product is MNVLRQRYKENPQCFRSERMCFLDHNFTQSWREQYLFFKASSSDHNGLGKMLPSGAASLYDGSMPSFCQSNKKWGEDIDDIYAPLNLDNKHWVAIWISIPKRHIVVWDSIPSTTIPERWDEIMEPFLEMVPYLIVECGDQMHGLERYTYERLLKDVPTANNGDCGVYAAKYIECHALGVPFSPKDFARSNAKTMRDNMALVIWTELVDQHLKDNEDGGMFVGMYD